The following coding sequences are from one Apodemus sylvaticus chromosome X, mApoSyl1.1, whole genome shotgun sequence window:
- the LOC127674675 gene encoding proline-rich protein 2-like, producing MGPQRGGPPPPSSSPLYPFPGLWAPPQGFVPKQNLREPSPRGPSRDPPPLPSPSTSSSTHRAPGAPLLRRPSSYRPPSGTPPPACPRPQKAPLPTVRCLRPLPRHGTLFGLGSPPRSRGGDGGSNGGGGPSRSSSGGGGGSGSSAARAPPRRPPEPHAPPARPAAGLLPPKTTTNPPPLPGHDPLESTSAGPAVHSSRPL from the coding sequence ATGGGACCCCAGCGAGGAGGGCCCCCTCCACCGTCCAGTTCACCCCTCTatccctttcctggcctctgggcGCCCCCGCAAGGCTTCGTCCCGAAGCAGAACCTCCGGGAGCCAAGCCCACGAGGCCCGTCGCGGGACCCacccccccttccttctcccagcaCCTCGTCCTCCACGCACCGGGCCCCCGGGGCTCCTCTTCTTCGTCGTCCTAGCTCGTACCGCCCCCCGTCGGGGACTCCACCCCCAGCCTGCCCCCGCCCGCagaaagcccccctccccaccgTGCGCTGCCTGCGCCCTCTGCCCCGGCACGGGACTCTCTTTGGCCTCGGTTCCCCGCCCAGAAGCCGCGGCGGCGACGGCGGCAGCAACGGTGGCGGCGGccccagcaggagcagcagcggcggcggcggcggcagcggcagcagcgccGCCCGGGCCCCGCCCCGCCGCCCGCCGGAGCCCCAcgccccgcccgcccgccccgcCGCCGGACTACTCCCCCCGAAGACCACCACtaacccccccccactccctggcCACGATCCGCTTGAATCCACCTCCGCGGGGCCTGCTGTCCATTCCTCACGCCCCTTATGA